Proteins encoded together in one Thalassotalea crassostreae window:
- a CDS encoding class 1 fructose-bisphosphatase, translated as MQRLAPALRADNVNLDLISLIKTVLAATKEISFRVGQGALSGVMGSTLDENIQGEVQKELDVVANQLLKDILLESGFVKAISSEEEDTSVAGNQNGKYIVSFDPLDGSSNIEINSLIGTIFSIMEAPEGMDAADPDMFKQQGTKQVCAGYVLYGPATILAMTTGKGTHFYTLDKTHGSYMLTEKNVQISEDTSEFAVNMSNQRFWQQPMQNYIGDLVKGSDGPRERNFNMRWIAAMVGDVHRVLTRGGFFTYPADNKSPEKPYKLRLMYEANPMSFLVEQAGGLSVTSEGRIMEIEPTDIHQRVEVILGSKNEVEKCLSYYK; from the coding sequence ATGCAAAGACTTGCTCCAGCATTACGCGCAGATAATGTAAATCTAGATCTAATTTCCCTTATTAAAACGGTATTGGCTGCAACCAAAGAAATTTCTTTTCGTGTTGGACAAGGCGCATTAAGCGGTGTAATGGGTTCTACTCTTGATGAAAATATTCAAGGTGAAGTTCAAAAAGAACTTGATGTTGTGGCAAATCAACTATTAAAAGATATTTTACTTGAATCAGGTTTTGTTAAAGCAATTTCATCTGAAGAAGAAGATACTTCTGTTGCAGGTAATCAAAATGGTAAATATATCGTTTCTTTCGATCCATTAGATGGTAGTTCAAATATCGAAATCAATTCGTTAATCGGCACTATTTTTTCAATAATGGAAGCGCCTGAAGGCATGGATGCAGCAGATCCTGATATGTTTAAACAGCAAGGTACAAAGCAAGTTTGTGCTGGCTATGTTTTATATGGCCCGGCAACGATTTTAGCAATGACGACAGGTAAAGGCACTCACTTTTATACTTTAGATAAAACGCACGGAAGTTACATGTTAACGGAGAAGAATGTACAAATATCTGAAGATACTTCTGAGTTTGCCGTTAATATGTCAAATCAGCGCTTCTGGCAGCAACCGATGCAAAATTACATCGGCGATTTAGTTAAAGGTAGCGACGGTCCTCGCGAGCGTAATTTTAACATGCGTTGGATAGCAGCTATGGTTGGCGATGTTCACCGTGTACTAACTCGTGGCGGTTTTTTTACATACCCTGCAGATAATAAAAGTCCTGAGAAACCGTACAAACTACGTTTAATGTATGAAGCTAACCCTATGAGCTTTTTAGTCGAACAAGCAGGTGGTTTGAGTGTGACTAGCGAAGGACGAATTATGGAAATTGAGCCGACAGATATTCACCAACGTGTAGAAGTTATTTTGGGCTCAAAGAATGAAGTTGAAAAATGCTTAAGTTACTATAAATAA
- a CDS encoding tetratricopeptide repeat-containing protein, producing the protein MFKQFILIIGLFIYSSNVLSFETEPEVITVNSKLLIKPAKFEITLPPGYNDNKDKKYVLLFDFHPKSISYLSGSHDWLSHNGEWPWLETIIVTPHKSNQETHPLFVEFIDKNNSKPLIDFLEKDLLKQVDKKYRTNGFRIYSGFVSNASAGLSILFDKPDMFNAYFLASPMLANNFANIMSKASNYQKLLNDKPNFILLSTGNSGYEKPHRKEFNKLEKIFAQNSFDNMEIHIKYFDDSYYMTQPINAVLSGIELLFNDIHNDLKPESEISKRGEVAILEHYQYLSEQKFGFEVSAQGSLELLAFSLIETDPDRAIEILTLSVTTYNKSAYAYHSLAKAYAQLSDYSEAVKYQHQAIKYSVDLGDWHKNKIKKALKDYEAKVN; encoded by the coding sequence ATGTTCAAGCAATTCATATTAATTATTGGTTTATTTATATATTCTTCAAACGTACTTTCCTTTGAAACAGAACCTGAAGTTATAACCGTAAATTCAAAGCTGCTTATTAAACCTGCTAAATTCGAGATAACTCTACCACCCGGATATAATGATAATAAAGATAAGAAATACGTATTACTTTTTGATTTTCATCCCAAAAGCATAAGCTACTTATCAGGCTCTCATGATTGGTTGAGTCACAATGGAGAATGGCCATGGCTTGAAACAATTATTGTCACACCTCATAAGAGTAATCAAGAAACTCATCCATTGTTTGTTGAGTTCATTGATAAAAATAACAGCAAGCCGCTAATAGACTTTTTGGAAAAAGACCTACTTAAGCAGGTAGATAAAAAATACAGAACCAATGGCTTTAGAATCTATAGTGGCTTTGTAAGCAACGCCTCGGCTGGACTAAGTATCCTGTTTGATAAACCAGATATGTTTAATGCTTACTTTCTTGCTAGTCCGATGCTTGCCAATAACTTTGCAAATATAATGAGCAAAGCCAGCAATTATCAAAAGCTTCTAAACGATAAGCCAAATTTTATTTTATTGTCCACTGGTAATAGTGGTTATGAAAAGCCACACCGTAAAGAGTTTAATAAGCTGGAAAAAATATTCGCTCAAAATTCATTTGATAATATGGAAATACACATTAAGTATTTTGACGATAGTTATTATATGACTCAACCTATAAATGCGGTATTAAGTGGAATTGAACTGTTGTTTAATGACATACATAACGATCTTAAGCCCGAATCTGAGATATCCAAACGAGGAGAAGTGGCTATATTGGAACATTACCAATATCTTTCTGAACAAAAATTTGGATTCGAAGTGTCGGCACAGGGCTCGCTAGAACTATTGGCTTTTTCGTTAATTGAGACTGATCCTGACAGAGCAATTGAGATATTAACTTTATCTGTCACTACATATAACAAGAGTGCTTATGCGTATCATTCTTTAGCGAAAGCTTATGCACAATTAAGTGACTACTCCGAGGCCGTTAAATATCAACACCAGGCGATTAAGTATTCGGTAGATCTCGGAGATTGGCATAAAAATAAAATTAAAAAAGCACTAAAGGATTACGAAGCTAAAGTTAATTAA
- the fadA gene encoding acetyl-CoA C-acyltransferase FadA, translating into MNEVVIIDCIRSPMGRSKAGVFRNVRAEQLSADLMKQILLRNPKLDPNDIEDVIWGCVKQTKEQGFNIARNAALLAGIPKSVAGVTVNRLCGSSMQALHDASTSIMAGQGDVFLIGGVEHMGHVPMMYDVDFAPAMAKYMAKAGGNMGLTAELLGRQHGISRELQDEFGARSHQRAFAAQQKGRWDNEIVGINGHDATGTLKLITQDEVIRPECTVESLSGLRPVFDPVNGTVTAGTSSALSDGASAMLVMSAKKAKELGLTPRMKIRSMGVAGCDPATMGYGPVPATNKALKRAGLSVADIDVAEFNEAFAAQALSCMKALDMLDVMDDKVNLNGGAIALGHPLGCSGARISTTLVNLMEAKDANIGLATMCIGLGQGIATVFERV; encoded by the coding sequence ATGAACGAAGTAGTTATTATTGATTGTATCCGCTCGCCAATGGGGCGTTCAAAAGCGGGTGTTTTTCGCAATGTTCGAGCGGAACAATTATCAGCAGATTTGATGAAGCAAATCTTGCTACGTAATCCTAAATTAGATCCTAATGACATTGAAGATGTTATCTGGGGTTGTGTAAAACAAACTAAAGAGCAGGGGTTTAATATTGCTCGCAACGCAGCACTACTTGCTGGCATACCTAAGTCAGTGGCTGGTGTTACAGTTAATCGCTTATGTGGTTCATCTATGCAAGCTTTACACGATGCATCTACGTCAATTATGGCAGGTCAAGGAGATGTATTTTTAATTGGTGGCGTTGAGCATATGGGTCACGTACCAATGATGTACGATGTAGACTTTGCTCCAGCGATGGCTAAGTATATGGCTAAAGCTGGTGGCAATATGGGCTTAACAGCAGAGTTACTTGGTAGACAGCATGGCATATCCCGAGAGTTGCAAGATGAGTTTGGTGCACGTTCCCATCAACGAGCTTTTGCTGCTCAACAAAAAGGTCGTTGGGATAATGAGATTGTTGGAATCAATGGTCATGATGCTACAGGAACATTGAAGCTTATTACTCAAGATGAAGTGATTCGTCCAGAATGTACCGTTGAAAGTTTATCTGGTTTGCGTCCGGTATTTGATCCTGTTAACGGCACTGTTACTGCTGGTACTTCATCTGCGTTATCGGATGGTGCAAGTGCGATGCTTGTCATGTCTGCGAAAAAAGCCAAAGAATTAGGCTTAACTCCAAGAATGAAGATCCGCAGTATGGGCGTTGCTGGCTGTGATCCTGCGACTATGGGTTACGGGCCAGTTCCGGCAACCAACAAAGCACTAAAACGTGCAGGCCTTAGTGTTGCAGATATAGATGTTGCTGAATTTAACGAAGCATTTGCAGCACAAGCGCTATCGTGTATGAAAGCTCTTGATATGTTAGATGTAATGGATGATAAAGTTAACCTTAATGGTGGAGCAATAGCACTGGGTCATCCGCTGGGCTGTTCTGGTGCTCGTATATCTACCACCTTGGTTAACCTAATGGAGGCAAAAGATGCAAATATTGGACTGGCGACTATGTGTATCGGTTTAGGGCAGGGTATCGCCACTGTATTTGAACGAGTTTAA
- a CDS encoding mechanosensitive ion channel family protein: MKFINSNILLKSFLALILTLVSASSYAQIPDSKELQVITTLAQVVKPGGLFMSVVLFVIVWAVLKVVKTIVADLSEVFAEKRLLLQKALVFFQFIAYFFSISTAIMLSFEFSKELLAILGGTLAVAVGFAMKDLAASVVAGIIIMFDRPFQVGDRVLFGGEYGDITTIGLRSVKMTTLDDNVVTIPNNIFLNTLTSCGNYGELDMQVAIQFHIGIDEDLSAAQNLIRECAALSKFAYLNKPINVLISQVLTNNFIAYKLTLKVYVLDTRYEKALETDITLRVNEEFRKANIKAPTMQVTNTVQRQAAQ; this comes from the coding sequence ATGAAATTTATAAATAGTAATATTCTATTGAAAAGCTTTTTAGCGTTAATTTTGACCCTTGTTTCGGCGTCTAGTTATGCTCAGATCCCCGATTCAAAAGAGCTTCAAGTAATAACTACACTCGCACAAGTTGTAAAACCTGGCGGCTTATTTATGTCAGTGGTTTTATTCGTTATTGTTTGGGCGGTCTTGAAAGTAGTAAAAACAATTGTCGCAGATCTCAGTGAAGTTTTTGCTGAAAAACGATTATTGTTACAAAAAGCCTTAGTGTTTTTCCAATTTATCGCGTACTTCTTCTCTATATCTACCGCGATAATGCTTAGCTTTGAGTTTAGTAAAGAACTACTCGCAATACTTGGTGGTACTTTAGCTGTAGCTGTTGGTTTTGCAATGAAAGATCTCGCGGCATCGGTTGTTGCAGGTATTATCATTATGTTTGATAGACCTTTCCAAGTCGGTGATAGAGTATTATTCGGTGGTGAATACGGTGATATTACGACTATAGGCTTACGTTCAGTAAAAATGACAACACTTGATGACAATGTCGTGACTATTCCTAATAACATATTTTTAAATACGTTAACTTCATGTGGTAACTATGGTGAATTGGATATGCAAGTTGCTATACAGTTTCATATAGGTATAGATGAAGATTTGTCTGCAGCTCAAAACCTGATCAGGGAATGTGCCGCACTTAGTAAATTCGCCTATTTAAATAAGCCAATTAACGTACTTATTTCACAAGTTCTAACAAACAACTTTATTGCTTATAAACTTACTCTAAAAGTTTATGTACTTGATACTCGATATGAAAAAGCATTAGAAACTGATATCACATTGCGCGTTAACGAAGAGTTTAGAAAGGCAAATATTAAAGCTCCAACCATGCAAGTGACTAATACAGTACAGCGTCAAGCCGCACAGTGA
- the mpl gene encoding UDP-N-acetylmuramate:L-alanyl-gamma-D-glutamyl-meso-diaminopimelate ligase, producing MTKHVHILGICGTFMGGIAAIAKQLGFRVSGCDANVYPPMSTQLQELGIELMQGYKVEHLDDEPDIVIVGNAMSRGNPLVEHVMARNIPYTSGPQWLLENVLKDRWVVAVSGTHGKTTTSSMIAWILEYAKLTPGYLIGGVPQNFSTSARLGNYPFFVIEADEYDTAFFDKRSKFVHYRPRTLVMNNLEFDHADIFDSIKDIQKQFHHVIRMVPNNGLLLAPKNEQALTETIAMGAWTPIEYSGDINGWTAEKMNQDGSQFKVFFDKQLQGTVHWNLIGDFNIDNALMAIAAARHAGVPSQVAIDALGEFINTKRRQELVGDVNEIKVYDDFAHHPTAIEKNLSGFRAKVGSDRIIAVLEPRSNTMKSGVHKDTLAASLDNADSVFLYQDENVKWSVSDLIEDCKAPAFCSDDIDKLVSDVCQYAQKGDHIVVMSNGGFGGFHTKLVAALEQNK from the coding sequence ATGACTAAACATGTTCATATTCTTGGAATCTGCGGCACCTTCATGGGAGGAATTGCTGCAATAGCTAAACAGTTGGGTTTTCGTGTATCTGGTTGTGATGCCAATGTGTATCCGCCTATGAGTACTCAGTTGCAAGAGCTAGGTATCGAATTGATGCAGGGCTATAAAGTGGAGCATCTTGATGATGAACCGGATATTGTTATTGTTGGTAATGCAATGTCTCGCGGGAACCCACTTGTTGAACATGTTATGGCGCGAAATATTCCCTATACATCAGGGCCACAATGGTTACTGGAAAACGTTCTTAAAGACCGCTGGGTTGTTGCAGTTTCTGGCACTCATGGTAAAACCACAACCAGCTCAATGATTGCTTGGATTTTAGAGTATGCCAAGTTAACCCCTGGTTATCTTATTGGCGGAGTGCCGCAAAATTTTTCGACTTCAGCAAGATTAGGTAACTACCCATTTTTTGTTATCGAAGCCGATGAATACGACACCGCATTTTTCGATAAGCGCTCTAAGTTTGTACACTACAGACCACGTACGTTAGTGATGAATAACCTTGAGTTTGACCATGCCGATATATTTGATTCAATTAAAGATATCCAAAAGCAGTTTCATCATGTCATTCGCATGGTGCCTAACAATGGTTTATTGTTGGCACCTAAGAATGAACAAGCACTGACTGAAACCATCGCCATGGGCGCTTGGACTCCTATCGAGTATAGTGGTGATATTAATGGTTGGACTGCTGAAAAAATGAACCAGGATGGCAGTCAGTTTAAAGTGTTTTTTGATAAGCAGTTACAAGGTACAGTGCACTGGAACTTGATTGGCGACTTTAATATTGATAATGCCTTAATGGCGATTGCAGCAGCTCGTCATGCAGGCGTTCCAAGTCAGGTTGCTATTGACGCTTTAGGTGAATTTATTAACACTAAAAGACGGCAAGAACTGGTCGGTGATGTTAACGAGATAAAAGTTTACGATGACTTTGCACATCACCCAACGGCAATTGAGAAAAACTTAAGTGGTTTTAGAGCCAAGGTCGGTAGTGATCGAATTATTGCGGTATTAGAGCCTAGGTCCAACACGATGAAATCTGGTGTTCACAAAGATACTTTAGCGGCATCTTTAGATAATGCCGATAGTGTATTCTTGTACCAAGATGAAAATGTTAAATGGTCTGTCAGTGATTTAATTGAAGATTGTAAGGCACCGGCATTTTGTAGTGATGATATCGACAAATTAGTCAGCGATGTCTGTCAATATGCGCAAAAAGGCGATCATATTGTGGTTATGAGTAATGGCGGTTTTGGTGGTTTTCATACTAAGCTAGTAGCTGCACTGGAACAAAACAAGTAG
- a CDS encoding IS256 family transposase: MSHLTLNPQQIQAALEALVEKPGGLNQVLELALNSFMKAERTEYLRGANGNKGNGYRSITGLGIGDSLSLQVPRDRLNQFKPWILNVMKEQSDTLNELCFELYAKGLTTRDIESVTESIYGQKLTRSAVSRITKNLYDEMKSFREQAISEYYPIVYLDATFVKTKRDTVSSEAYYVALAVKHDMTREVIGIYNAPTESASNWDDIVLDLKSRGLKQTDLVVIDNLKGLDTAIERHFDCRIQKCVLHLKRNILRKVKKAHRSELADDLRYVFNLDERSDDREEFMIRAKWLYEKWGKLYRTLSIFNDQDYLQYYATYLDFEPLIWNMIYTTNWIERLNKSFKRTLKIRNSMPSVDSVLTLLSKVAIDMNNTTYRYPIGRFEKSELFN, translated from the coding sequence ATGAGTCATTTAACGCTGAATCCACAACAAATTCAAGCTGCACTTGAAGCTTTGGTAGAAAAACCTGGTGGTTTAAACCAAGTATTAGAATTAGCCCTTAATTCATTTATGAAGGCCGAGCGAACAGAATATCTAAGAGGTGCTAACGGAAATAAGGGCAATGGCTATCGTTCTATTACAGGACTTGGCATTGGCGACTCTCTTTCCCTTCAGGTTCCTCGTGATCGCCTCAATCAATTCAAGCCCTGGATATTGAATGTGATGAAGGAGCAAAGCGATACCTTGAACGAGCTTTGTTTTGAGTTGTATGCAAAGGGCCTAACGACTCGAGATATTGAATCGGTCACGGAATCGATTTATGGTCAAAAGCTCACACGCAGTGCTGTATCCCGTATAACCAAAAACCTTTATGACGAAATGAAATCATTTCGTGAACAGGCAATTAGTGAATACTACCCAATTGTTTACCTTGATGCGACATTCGTAAAAACAAAGCGTGATACCGTTTCTAGCGAGGCTTATTACGTTGCTTTAGCGGTAAAGCATGACATGACTCGTGAAGTGATTGGCATTTACAATGCACCCACAGAATCAGCCTCAAACTGGGATGACATCGTATTAGACCTAAAATCTCGGGGGTTGAAACAAACGGACCTAGTTGTGATTGATAACTTGAAAGGGCTTGATACTGCGATTGAGCGCCACTTTGACTGTCGCATACAGAAATGCGTGTTGCATCTGAAACGAAACATTCTCAGGAAAGTGAAAAAGGCCCATCGTTCGGAGCTTGCGGACGATTTGCGTTATGTGTTTAACCTAGACGAACGTAGTGATGATCGGGAAGAATTTATGATACGAGCAAAATGGCTTTATGAAAAATGGGGAAAGCTATATCGAACATTATCTATATTCAATGATCAAGATTATCTTCAATATTATGCTACTTACTTGGACTTTGAGCCACTGATCTGGAATATGATTTATACTACTAACTGGATTGAACGTTTGAATAAGTCGTTTAAACGTACCTTGAAAATAAGAAATTCTATGCCAAGTGTCGACTCAGTTCTTACGCTACTGAGTAAAGTAGCAATTGATATGAACAATACGACTTATCGATATCCAATAGGTAGATTTGAAAAAAGTGAGCTATTTAATTAA
- a CDS encoding zinc-dependent metalloprotease: MKILTKLVLLLSLVQFSLPLMAAENIASFKQGKSHQAGFVPFYFDDKTGKVFVEISEFDQEFLFQSSMPYGVGSNDLGLDRGQLGDTRLVKFERIGNKVFLHQMNTYYRAITDNELERKAIDEAFASSIIWGFDVVLQDGDKTIIDYTPFLLTDIHGLADRLKAKQQGSFSIDKSRSAVYQKRSKAFVDNTELEAVITFTGKGTGQYIRSVTPDANAITVHLHHSLIRLPDNKYQVREFHPFSGMWSVEYADYASAIDQPLQKRIIPRHRLAKKDPKSAVSEAVEPIVYYLDPGVPEPVRGALLDGAKWWNQAFETAGYKDAFQVKMLPADADPMDVRYNVIQWVHRATRGWSYGASVVDPRTGEILKGHVTLGSLRVRQDYLIALGLTSPFKTDGQTDTTAQQEMALARIRQLSAHEVGHTLGIAHNFSASVNDRASVMDYPHPLVTLDNNGNIDLSNAYATDIGVWDKHVIEYAYGEFENEAESLAAIIKKAKAQGLLYMSDPDARPKSGADANGHLWDNGENAVAELLRVKSVRATALANFGKNSIANGTPFSELESALVPIYNFHRYQVEAAAKVVAGVNYQYAVKGEDETIVDAVSAEQQTAAIDAILSTIDANFLTLDSNIINLIPPKAYGYSRTRESFSSNTGLTFDPVTAAQASAKHSLSLLLNSGRLARLSQQNAMNSEVPSVSDLLARVTESTFKQQHKGLASLVQQRINQQTLDLLISLQQQESLVPEVRAQIYKELTNIQSWLKANSSYHFKTKPMYAHYVLLQQQIAYALQQGKAIVKPLEVKLPPGSPIGS; encoded by the coding sequence ATGAAAATTTTAACCAAACTTGTATTACTACTGTCTCTTGTGCAATTTTCATTGCCTTTGATGGCTGCTGAAAATATTGCAAGTTTTAAGCAAGGAAAAAGCCATCAAGCTGGGTTTGTCCCGTTTTACTTTGACGATAAAACTGGCAAGGTTTTTGTTGAAATATCTGAGTTTGATCAAGAGTTTTTATTCCAAAGTAGTATGCCATATGGCGTAGGCTCGAATGATTTAGGCTTAGATCGCGGTCAACTCGGTGACACTCGTTTAGTTAAGTTTGAGCGTATTGGCAACAAAGTTTTCTTGCATCAAATGAATACCTATTATCGTGCGATTACAGATAACGAATTAGAAAGAAAAGCTATCGATGAAGCGTTTGCTAGCTCTATTATTTGGGGGTTTGACGTCGTTCTACAAGATGGTGATAAAACCATTATTGATTACACGCCGTTTTTGTTAACTGATATTCATGGGCTCGCAGATAGACTAAAGGCCAAACAACAAGGTAGCTTCTCTATCGATAAAAGTCGCAGTGCCGTATATCAAAAACGCAGTAAAGCATTTGTTGATAACACTGAGTTAGAAGCGGTTATTACATTTACCGGTAAAGGTACTGGTCAATACATTCGCTCTGTTACGCCTGACGCCAACGCAATTACGGTACATTTACACCATTCATTGATTCGATTGCCTGATAATAAATATCAAGTGCGTGAGTTTCACCCATTTTCAGGTATGTGGTCAGTTGAATACGCCGATTACGCAAGTGCTATTGACCAGCCATTGCAAAAGCGAATCATTCCTCGCCATCGTTTAGCGAAAAAAGATCCGAAAAGCGCTGTCAGTGAAGCAGTTGAACCGATTGTTTATTACTTAGACCCAGGTGTACCAGAGCCTGTGCGAGGTGCACTACTTGACGGTGCTAAGTGGTGGAACCAAGCATTTGAGACTGCTGGGTATAAAGATGCTTTTCAGGTGAAAATGTTGCCTGCAGATGCTGATCCAATGGACGTACGTTATAACGTTATTCAGTGGGTTCATCGAGCAACTCGCGGCTGGTCATACGGTGCATCGGTTGTTGACCCTCGTACCGGTGAAATTTTAAAAGGTCATGTAACACTGGGTTCTTTACGTGTTCGTCAAGATTACCTTATCGCGCTTGGTTTGACCTCACCGTTTAAAACTGATGGACAAACGGACACCACTGCTCAGCAAGAAATGGCACTAGCGCGTATTCGTCAATTATCGGCGCACGAAGTAGGGCATACGTTGGGCATAGCCCACAACTTCTCTGCAAGTGTTAATGACCGGGCTTCTGTTATGGATTACCCACATCCACTTGTTACTCTAGATAATAACGGAAATATCGATTTATCAAATGCATACGCAACAGATATCGGCGTATGGGATAAGCATGTTATTGAATATGCTTACGGTGAATTTGAGAATGAAGCAGAATCATTAGCGGCGATTATTAAAAAGGCTAAGGCGCAAGGTCTACTTTATATGTCTGATCCTGATGCTCGTCCAAAGTCGGGAGCAGACGCTAACGGTCATTTATGGGATAACGGAGAAAATGCCGTTGCCGAATTATTACGAGTGAAATCAGTACGAGCTACTGCTCTTGCAAATTTTGGCAAAAACTCAATTGCTAATGGCACGCCTTTTTCAGAATTAGAATCGGCTCTCGTACCAATCTATAACTTTCACCGCTATCAAGTTGAAGCGGCTGCTAAAGTGGTTGCTGGGGTAAATTATCAATACGCGGTAAAAGGTGAAGATGAAACCATTGTTGATGCTGTTTCAGCAGAGCAACAAACTGCAGCAATCGATGCGATTTTATCTACCATAGATGCAAACTTTTTAACCCTGGATAGTAATATTATTAACCTCATTCCACCTAAAGCATACGGTTATTCTCGTACACGTGAGAGTTTTAGTTCCAATACCGGTCTAACGTTCGACCCCGTGACTGCAGCACAAGCAAGTGCTAAACATAGCTTATCGTTATTATTAAACTCCGGTCGTTTGGCACGTTTAAGTCAACAAAATGCGATGAACTCTGAGGTACCGTCAGTGTCTGATTTACTCGCTCGTGTAACTGAAAGTACGTTCAAGCAACAACATAAAGGACTAGCAAGCCTTGTTCAGCAACGCATTAATCAGCAGACATTAGATTTATTGATTAGTCTGCAACAACAAGAGTCTCTTGTACCAGAAGTAAGAGCGCAGATTTATAAAGAATTAACAAATATTCAGAGTTGGTTAAAAGCTAATTCGTCTTATCACTTCAAGACAAAACCAATGTATGCTCACTATGTCTTATTGCAACAGCAAATTGCTTACGCATTGCAGCAAGGCAAAGCAATTGTTAAACCTTTAGAGGTTAAACTTCCGCCGGGTTCACCAATTGGTAGCTAA